A part of Solibacillus sp. FSL H8-0538 genomic DNA contains:
- a CDS encoding phage tail protein, with amino-acid sequence MAYDLKAVFSVQDRASATIRKITQEVNKLERAMKEVSSASQRMGTALRNNGNVMGQTTNNVNRVNNAYRTYNNTVNNVSTVVNRNTSTVNNNSSAVINNITQINRYSSASSRMAASAYTQNSALQSLRGTLTGLAGAYLGVQGAQKLFSSTVGGAAKYEQASVTLKAMIDDDALYKSYMGVIDKISIDSPLLNSADMVSGSKGLLALTKDLGTLEQSWKTIEKLNVLSPEAGVDGAVFALKELASSDIVSMAERFNIPKKFLHQIKGLSFDKQLNELDSMLAKMNITNDVVNQMGKTSLGQWNSLNERVATFMRQLGAEPNTVLGDVLFNLNDALGKLDTSKLAKSVGDAVGTGLKTVIDFTKKVWNMRETILSILKPIGMFAATVAGIVAATKGFGLITATLGFLVSPIGLLAGGILAVGAGFKYLYENSDGFRGTVAGTVGVAKSLFSAIGGGLNAVNQATQPLQDFFKTLNEKLTSGVFTGILDRDKDAVAAALSVAGKITSTIGKVGDFITTFKQAMSGGLFTGILDRDQGAVGLALGLADKIKTTFSTVKDYIANKVVELQPTFAMLSAGFTSTVSTITTILTTLWSIAGPVLSLLWNAIQILGDVVGIIFNNVIAPSFMFTTKLLSVMWSIAGPILSLFGAGIGVLGQIIKLMWDTILMPFVDYISSGLVGALEYVMPVLDKVGAVFQTIGGYIQYAAEKVSDFIGAVKNVKIPDIVSKLGSGAINLVNKVMPDVKGSHYNGATRIGTEGLYQLHVGERVLTRHDADNYDSVVGGLSYGQAQTGVTNNYSTVNNTSASGNGGSGGPRSVVLNMNGAIKVREETDIKKIADELYVLLSTGGMQYI; translated from the coding sequence ATGGCTTACGATTTAAAAGCAGTATTTAGCGTTCAAGATAGAGCGAGCGCAACCATACGCAAAATTACGCAGGAAGTTAACAAGTTAGAAAGAGCGATGAAAGAAGTATCATCCGCTTCACAGCGCATGGGTACGGCTCTTAGAAACAACGGAAATGTAATGGGTCAAACTACGAATAATGTTAATCGCGTGAATAACGCATATCGAACGTATAACAATACCGTAAATAATGTCTCAACCGTTGTTAATCGTAATACAAGCACGGTAAATAACAATAGTAGCGCAGTTATAAACAACATTACGCAGATAAATCGATATAGTTCCGCATCCTCGCGCATGGCAGCTAGTGCGTATACACAAAATTCAGCGCTACAAAGCTTACGAGGTACTTTAACGGGACTGGCCGGAGCATATCTCGGAGTACAAGGCGCGCAGAAACTCTTTTCTTCGACCGTTGGCGGTGCAGCTAAGTATGAACAAGCAAGCGTTACTTTGAAAGCGATGATTGATGACGATGCGCTATACAAATCGTATATGGGGGTTATAGACAAAATTTCTATAGACAGCCCACTTTTAAATAGCGCAGACATGGTTAGTGGAAGTAAAGGATTACTGGCATTAACCAAAGACTTGGGTACGTTGGAGCAGAGTTGGAAAACAATTGAGAAGTTGAACGTATTGTCACCCGAGGCCGGTGTCGATGGAGCAGTTTTTGCACTTAAAGAGTTAGCGAGTTCTGATATAGTTTCGATGGCAGAACGATTCAACATTCCAAAGAAATTTTTACACCAAATTAAAGGGTTATCGTTCGATAAACAGCTTAACGAGTTAGACAGTATGCTCGCTAAGATGAACATTACCAACGATGTAGTGAATCAGATGGGTAAAACTTCGCTAGGGCAATGGAACTCGCTAAATGAGCGTGTAGCAACATTTATGCGCCAGTTGGGTGCAGAGCCAAACACCGTACTCGGTGACGTCTTATTCAATCTAAATGATGCGCTAGGTAAGTTAGATACGAGTAAATTAGCGAAGTCAGTCGGCGATGCAGTAGGTACTGGACTAAAAACGGTAATCGACTTTACTAAAAAAGTATGGAACATGCGAGAAACGATTTTATCAATCCTTAAACCGATCGGCATGTTCGCAGCTACCGTTGCAGGTATCGTTGCAGCAACAAAAGGATTCGGATTAATCACCGCAACCCTCGGATTTTTAGTAAGCCCTATCGGGTTACTGGCCGGCGGTATTTTAGCGGTAGGAGCAGGCTTCAAGTATCTATACGAAAATAGCGATGGATTCCGTGGGACGGTCGCAGGAACCGTAGGAGTCGCTAAATCACTCTTTAGCGCAATCGGTGGCGGACTTAATGCAGTAAATCAAGCGACACAACCGCTACAAGACTTCTTTAAGACGTTAAATGAGAAGTTAACGAGCGGAGTGTTTACCGGCATTTTAGACCGTGACAAGGACGCAGTAGCCGCAGCACTATCCGTAGCAGGAAAGATTACTAGCACAATCGGTAAAGTAGGCGATTTCATCACTACGTTTAAGCAAGCGATGTCGGGCGGACTATTTACCGGAATATTGGACCGCGACCAGGGTGCAGTAGGGTTAGCGCTAGGTCTTGCGGATAAAATTAAAACTACGTTTAGTACGGTGAAGGACTACATTGCTAATAAAGTCGTAGAGTTACAGCCTACTTTTGCGATGCTAAGTGCCGGATTTACTAGTACGGTAAGCACGATAACAACGATCCTAACGACTTTGTGGTCAATTGCAGGACCGGTTCTTTCGCTATTATGGAACGCTATACAAATTCTAGGCGACGTAGTAGGGATTATTTTTAATAACGTAATCGCACCGTCATTCATGTTTACAACTAAGCTCCTTAGCGTTATGTGGTCAATTGCAGGACCTATCCTATCGCTTTTTGGTGCAGGAATCGGTGTACTCGGGCAAATCATCAAGCTAATGTGGGACACAATTCTAATGCCGTTTGTTGATTATATATCGTCGGGATTAGTGGGAGCGCTCGAATATGTAATGCCGGTACTTGATAAGGTGGGAGCGGTATTCCAAACAATCGGAGGTTACATTCAATATGCTGCGGAAAAAGTGAGCGATTTTATCGGCGCAGTTAAAAACGTCAAGATTCCGGACATTGTCAGCAAACTAGGTTCAGGCGCCATTAACCTCGTAAATAAAGTAATGCCGGACGTAAAAGGCTCGCACTATAACGGCGCTACGCGTATCGGCACCGAGGGGCTTTACCAGCTGCACGTAGGAGAGCGAGTTCTTACCCGCCATGATGCCGATAATTATGACAGTGTAGTTGGCGGATTATCATATGGCCAAGCGCAAACAGGCGTTACAAATAATTATTCGACGGTAAATAATACGTCAGCTAGTGGAAATGGCGGTAGTGGCGGCCCTCGTAGTGTTGTTCTAAATATGAATGGTGCTATTAAAGTTCGTGAGGAAACGGATATTAAAAAAATAGCAGACGAATTATACGTTTTATTATCGACAGGAGGTATGCAATATATCTAA